In Oryzias melastigma strain HK-1 linkage group LG10, ASM292280v2, whole genome shotgun sequence, a single window of DNA contains:
- the fgf1a gene encoding putative fibroblast growth factor 1 translates to MEYDVVAGARFSISARSRSEQAPLLPSVKPPHAVSRSRLFLSSMADAEAAEMTAVRGQSPGGGPPLLDYRRLTRLYCRNGGHHLQIPPDGTVRGERDERDAHIVLKLKAVDRGVVIIQGTESQRYLAMNDEGRLYSSPTVTDECYFLEKLEENFYNTYRPQKYQDSNWFVGLKKNGKPKLGPRTHIGQKAVFFIPRQLEED, encoded by the exons ATGGAATATGATGTTGTCGCGGGAGCGCGCTTCAGTATCAGTGCTCGTTCCCGTTCGGAGCAGGCCCCCCTCCTCCCCTCGGTGAAACCCCCGCACGCTGTGTCACGTAGCCGACTTTTCCTCAGCAGCATGGCGGATGCGGAGGCTGCGGAGATGACCGCAGTGCGGGGTCAGTCCCCGGGCGGCGGCCCGCCTCTGCTGGACTACCGGCGGCTGACCCGGCTCTACTGCCGGAACGGCGGACATCACCTGCAGATCCCGCCTGACGGGACGGTGCGGGGCGAGCGGGATGAGCGGGACGCTCACA TCGTGTTAAAGCTGAAAGCTGTGGACAGAGGTGTCGTCATCATCCAAGGAACCGAATCCCAGCGATACCTGGCCATGAACGACGAAGGGCGTTTGTACAGTTCT cccACAGTAACTGATGAGTGTTACTTCctggagaagctggaggagaacTTCTACAACACGTACCGACCACAGAAGTATCAGGATAGCAACTGGTTTGTTGGTCTTAAAAAGAACGGGAAGCCTAAGCTGGGTCCCAGAACCCACATTGGACAGAAGGCGGTCTTCTTTATTCCCAGACAGCTAGAAGAAGATTAA